A genomic window from Ursus arctos isolate Adak ecotype North America unplaced genomic scaffold, UrsArc2.0 scaffold_25, whole genome shotgun sequence includes:
- the ATXN3 gene encoding ataxin-3 isoform X6, protein MESIFHEKQEGSLCAQHCLNNLLQGEYFSPVELSSIAHQLDEEERMRMAEGGVTSEDYRTFLQQPSGNMDDSGFFSIQVISNALKVWGLELILFNSPEYQRLRIDPINERSFICNYKEHWFTVRKLGKQWFNLNSLLTGPELISDTYLALFLAQLQQEG, encoded by the exons ATGGAGTCCATCTTCCACGAGAAA CAAGAAGGCTCACTTTGTGCTCAGCATTGCTTGAATAATCTGTTGCAAGGAGAATATTTTAGCCCTGTGGAATTATCTTCAATTGCACATCAGCTAGATGAAGAAGAGAGGATGAGAATGGCAGAAGGAGGAGTTACTAGCGAAGACTATCGCACATTTTTACAG CAGCCTTCTGGAAATATGGATGACAGTGGCTTTTTCTCTATTCAA gttATAAGCAATGCCTTGAAAGTTTGGGGTTTAGAACTAATTCTCTTCAACAGTCCGGAGTATCAGAGGCTCAGGATCGATCccat aaatgaAAGATCATTTATATGCAATTACAAAGAACACTGGTTTACAGTTAGAAAATTAGGGAAACAG tGGTTCAACTTGAATTCTCTCTTGACGGGTCCAGAATTAATATCAGACACATACCTTGCACTTTTCTTGGCTCAATTACAACAGGAAG